Proteins encoded together in one Lathyrus oleraceus cultivar Zhongwan6 chromosome 5, CAAS_Psat_ZW6_1.0, whole genome shotgun sequence window:
- the LOC127082220 gene encoding uncharacterized protein LOC127082220: MAGRNNHAIANALEAMAQVLQGEAKDWCNNACGRLEAVGTDITWVMFRAYFLDNYFLEDVCSKKKIEFLELKQGNLTVAKYAAKFEEIVKFYPHCNSEAADGSKRIKFGSAFRPEIKQGIGYQEIIRFPMMVNKCRLYDEDSRARFAHYQSFSGKKGKDQSRGKLYSALADKGKQKVDQKATGGKERSGGGTHTSVRCFKCREFRRHVPECKSTTMNWFKCWKLGHRVIDCRSNNLTCFNYGEQSHISSQCKKPKNAYDDFSISVLIISKK, encoded by the exons ATGGCTGGAAGAAACAATCACGCAATTGCTAATGCATTGGAAGCAATGGCTCAGGTGTTGCAGG GGGAAGCCAAAGACTGGTGTAATAATGCATGTGGGAGACTCGAAGCTGTAGGTACTGATATTACTTGGGTTATGTTCAGAGCGTATTTTCTAGATAATTACTTTCTTGAGGATGTGTGCAGTAAGAAGAAGatcgagttccttgagctgaaaCAAGGAAATTTGACAGTTGCAAAGTATGCTGCTAAGTTTGAAGAAATAGTGAAGTTTTACCCACATTGTAATAGCGAGGCTGCTGATGGGTCAAAGCGTATCAAGTTCGGGAGCGCCTTTAGACCCGAGATTAAGCAAGGTATTGGTTATCAGGAGATTATCCGGTTTCCTATGATGGTAAATAAATGCAGACTATATGATGAGGATAGTAGAGCCCGATTTGCTCATTATCAGAGTTTTAGTGGGAAGAAAGGGAAGGATCAGAGTCGTGGAAAACTGTATAGTGCTCTAGCTGACAAAGGGAAACAAAAGGTTGATCAGAAAGCTACTGGTGGGAAAGAGCGAAGTGGGGGAGGGACTCATACTTCTGTGAGATGTTTCAAATGTCGTGAGTTTAGACGTCATGTTCCGGAATGTAAAAGCACAACTATGAATTGGTTCAAGTGTTGGAAGCTAGGTCATCGAGTTATTGATTGTAGGAGTAATAATCTGACTTGCTTTAATTATGGAGAGCAAAGTCATATTAGTTCTCAGTGTAAGAAACCTAAGAATGCTTACGATGACTTCTCGATAAGTGTACTCATAATATCGAAGAAATAA